The Gemmatimonadota bacterium DH-78 region GCGAGCCCCGCGTAGTGCCCGATGTGGGCGTGGGTCAGGAAGATGCCGTCGAAGGGACGCCGCTCCCCCGCCCGACGCCGGAAGGCGGGGTGGGTGATGAGGTCGATCTGGCGGGTGATGTCGGGCGTGGCGTCGACCAGGTAGAACCGCTCGGCCTCGGGTTCGACCAGCGCGAGGCTGGACACGTAGCGACCCTCGCCGCGTCGGTGCGCCTCCCGGCCACGGTCGCACCGCTCGGTGTAGCACCCCACCTGGGGCAGCCCCGCATCCTGGGTCGTGCCGAGCACGAGGGCCTCGACCGTGCGGCGTTCGAAGGGTCCGTCCGCGGCGCGGGCCAGACGAGGGAGAACCGCGCCTGCGGCGAGGGCGGCGAGGAAGCTGCGACGATCGGGGGCCATCGGAAGCTCGGGGGCCGGAAGGGGCGGGGCGCGGCGGGCTGGCGCGGGAAGGCGCGCTTTCGCAGGTTGCCCCCGGTCGCTTCCGGCGGCAAGCCTCCGTTCCACATTCCACGGGCGACATGACTACCAGGCGCGGCTTCTCCCTCGTCGAGCTCCTCACGGTGATCGTGGTGATCGCCATTCTGGCGGCCATCGTGATTCCGCGCTTCGTGCAGTCGAGAGAGCGAGCGGTGACGGCGATGCTGCAGGCCGACCTGCGCTACCTCGCCACCCTCCAGGAGGTCTACTGGAACGAACACCGGGTCTACGCCGGCGCCGCCGGAGACCTCGACTTCGAAGCATCGGAGGG contains the following coding sequences:
- a CDS encoding prepilin-type N-terminal cleavage/methylation domain-containing protein codes for the protein MTTRRGFSLVELLTVIVVIAILAAIVIPRFVQSRERAVTAMLQADLRYLATLQEVYWNEHRVYAGAAGDLDFEASEGVVVTFAVADRDGWGATAAHPGTPVTCAFYVGSATPVAPATGTGAPECAEVP